The following are from one region of the Hymenobacter sp. YIM 151858-1 genome:
- a CDS encoding endonuclease MutS2, producing MIYPQTFEQKIGFQQVRELLAELCLSALGRNYVQKMQFQPRADELTKLLLQTDEFRQLLHSGADFPSQFYHDVTPHLLRAQLPGAFLEASAFYELKMSLRTIRQALTFFTQAPEGAYPTLRLLGIGVQADRNLLAAMDKVVDDEGQVRDDASPLLRQIRQELINRQGILRRQIADVLRKARSEGWTPEGAEPTIRGGRLVLPIVAEHKRRIKGLIHDESATGQTVYIEPEAVFELNNDIKDLENAWHRELVRILTALTDQLRPHIPDLRRAYHFLGLLDFIRAKARFARQLEATLPKLSSRPLLNWKAARHPLLYLNFKEQGREVVPLDLELNPEQRILVISGPNAGGKSVAMKTVGLLQYMLQCGLLIPVQDGSEAGVFDDIFLDIGDEQSLENDLSTYSSHLTHMKQFLLLANKRSLVLIDEFGTGTEPVLGGAIAEAVLSELNRVRAFGVITTHYTNLKNLAERTPGLVNGAMRYDPKHLQPLYRLEIGKPGSSFALEIARKIGLPKNIVERASQLVGKEKVRYDRLLEELEAEKAQLEKRSAEAEKNERRMKKAAQEYQDLKNHLEETKQEVIREAKQKAKLLLKDTNAQIEATISEIRTAQAEKEQTKAARQKLDAFVQAELKVEAPKPRAHREAADPNALKPGDKVALIGQEGHGELVSVKGKTAEVLFGGLKTLVKVNQLEKLTRSEIREREKEAARKAPATEARASGGMDVTGRMAGFSTTLDLRGERAEDALQRIMNYVDDAVMLGVPELKFIHGRGNGVLRQVVRDYLRSVRSVASVADEHADRGGDGVTVAVLK from the coding sequence TTGATTTACCCGCAAACATTCGAGCAGAAGATCGGCTTTCAGCAAGTACGCGAACTGCTGGCCGAGCTGTGCCTCAGCGCCCTAGGTCGGAACTACGTGCAGAAGATGCAGTTTCAGCCGCGGGCCGACGAGCTCACCAAGCTGCTGCTGCAAACCGACGAGTTCCGGCAGCTGCTGCACAGCGGCGCCGACTTTCCGAGCCAGTTTTACCACGATGTAACCCCGCACCTGCTGCGGGCGCAGCTGCCGGGCGCGTTTCTGGAGGCTTCGGCCTTCTACGAGCTGAAAATGTCGCTGCGCACCATTCGGCAGGCGCTTACCTTTTTCACGCAGGCACCCGAGGGGGCGTACCCCACGCTGCGCCTGCTGGGCATTGGCGTGCAAGCCGACCGCAACCTGCTGGCCGCCATGGACAAAGTGGTGGACGACGAAGGCCAGGTGCGCGACGATGCCTCGCCGCTGCTGCGCCAGATTCGGCAGGAGCTGATTAACCGGCAGGGTATTTTGCGCCGCCAGATTGCCGACGTGCTACGCAAAGCCCGCTCCGAAGGCTGGACGCCTGAAGGCGCCGAGCCCACCATTCGGGGCGGCCGCCTAGTGCTGCCCATTGTGGCCGAGCACAAGCGCCGCATCAAAGGCCTGATTCACGACGAATCGGCCACGGGCCAAACGGTCTACATCGAGCCGGAGGCGGTGTTTGAGCTGAACAACGACATCAAGGACCTCGAAAACGCCTGGCACCGCGAGCTGGTGCGCATTCTCACGGCCCTTACCGATCAGCTGCGCCCGCACATTCCGGATCTGCGCCGCGCCTACCACTTCCTAGGTCTGCTCGACTTTATCCGGGCCAAGGCCCGCTTTGCGCGTCAGCTGGAGGCCACCTTGCCCAAGCTCAGCTCGCGCCCCCTGCTGAACTGGAAAGCCGCGCGCCACCCCTTGCTGTACCTCAACTTTAAGGAGCAAGGCCGCGAGGTGGTGCCGCTCGATCTGGAGCTGAACCCCGAGCAGCGCATCCTGGTGATTTCGGGGCCGAACGCCGGCGGTAAATCGGTGGCCATGAAAACGGTAGGCTTGCTGCAGTACATGCTGCAGTGCGGCCTGCTGATACCCGTGCAGGACGGCTCGGAGGCGGGCGTGTTCGACGATATTTTCCTCGACATCGGCGACGAGCAAAGCCTGGAAAACGACCTGAGCACGTACTCCTCGCACCTCACGCACATGAAGCAATTCTTGTTGCTCGCTAACAAGCGCAGCCTCGTGCTGATCGACGAGTTTGGCACCGGCACCGAGCCCGTGCTGGGCGGCGCCATTGCCGAAGCCGTGCTGAGCGAGCTGAACCGCGTACGGGCGTTTGGCGTCATCACCACGCACTACACCAACCTGAAAAACCTGGCCGAGCGCACGCCCGGCCTCGTGAACGGCGCCATGCGCTACGACCCCAAGCACCTGCAGCCGCTCTACCGCTTGGAAATTGGCAAGCCGGGCTCGTCGTTTGCCTTGGAAATTGCCCGCAAAATTGGCCTCCCCAAAAACATTGTGGAGCGCGCCTCGCAGCTGGTGGGCAAGGAAAAAGTGCGCTACGACCGTCTGCTCGAAGAGCTGGAAGCCGAAAAGGCCCAGCTCGAAAAGCGCAGCGCCGAAGCCGAGAAAAACGAGCGCCGCATGAAGAAGGCCGCGCAGGAGTATCAGGACCTGAAAAACCACCTTGAGGAAACCAAGCAGGAGGTAATCCGCGAAGCCAAACAGAAAGCCAAGCTGCTGCTGAAGGATACCAACGCGCAAATCGAAGCTACGATCAGCGAAATCCGGACGGCGCAGGCCGAAAAGGAGCAAACCAAAGCCGCCCGCCAGAAGCTCGATGCGTTTGTGCAGGCGGAGCTGAAGGTGGAGGCCCCCAAGCCGCGGGCCCACCGCGAAGCCGCCGACCCCAACGCCCTAAAGCCCGGCGACAAAGTTGCCCTGATAGGGCAGGAGGGCCACGGCGAGCTGGTAAGCGTGAAGGGCAAAACGGCCGAGGTGCTGTTTGGCGGCCTGAAAACCCTGGTGAAGGTTAATCAGCTGGAAAAACTTACGCGCTCGGAAATCCGGGAACGGGAAAAAGAAGCTGCGCGCAAAGCACCCGCCACCGAAGCCCGCGCCTCGGGCGGCATGGACGTAACGGGCCGCATGGCCGGTTTCAGCACCACCCTCGACTTGCGCGGCGAGCGGGCCGAAGACGCCCTGCAGCGCATCATGAATTACGTCGACGATGCCGTGATGCTGGGCGTGCCCGAGCTGAAGTTCATCCACGGGCGCGGCAACGGCGTGCTGCGCCAGGTGGTGCGCGACTACCTGCGCTCGGTGCGCTCGGTGGCCAGCGTGGCCGACGAGCACGCCGACCGCGGCGGCGACGGCGTAACCGTGGCGGTGCTCAAATAA
- the murB gene encoding UDP-N-acetylmuramate dehydrogenase, whose translation MSAQLQHHVSLLPYNTFGIDVKARYFATFGSVEELRALLQLPEVQQAEKLVLGGGSNLLFTRDFGGVVLKNEIRGLETTVEADGETALVRSGAGESWHGLVEFALGEGLAGIENLSLIPGTVGAAPLQNIGAYGVELKDAFDHLEAMEIATGQLRRFSREECGFGYRESVFKGPLKNQYIVTSVALRLHRRYQPNVSYGAIRSTLEDMGINDEPTPQQVSQAVISIRRSKLPDPKEIGNAGSFFKNPEVSQQKYDSLKADYPDLPGYPVPGGVKVPAGWLIEQCGWKGHRAGSHGVHDKQALVLVNLGGANGAEVHALAQQIIASVRERFGIELHPEVNIF comes from the coding sequence ATGTCGGCCCAGCTCCAGCACCACGTTTCGCTTCTCCCCTACAACACGTTCGGTATCGATGTAAAAGCGCGCTACTTCGCCACCTTTGGCAGCGTGGAGGAACTGCGCGCGCTGCTGCAGCTGCCCGAGGTGCAGCAGGCCGAAAAGCTGGTGCTGGGTGGTGGCTCCAACCTGCTCTTCACCCGCGATTTTGGGGGCGTGGTGCTGAAAAACGAAATCCGGGGGCTCGAAACCACGGTGGAGGCCGATGGCGAAACTGCCCTCGTGCGCTCGGGCGCCGGCGAATCGTGGCACGGCCTGGTGGAGTTTGCCCTGGGCGAAGGCCTGGCCGGCATCGAGAACCTTTCGCTCATCCCCGGCACGGTGGGCGCGGCGCCGCTGCAGAACATCGGCGCGTACGGCGTGGAGTTGAAAGACGCCTTCGACCACCTCGAGGCTATGGAAATTGCCACCGGGCAGCTGCGCCGCTTTTCGCGCGAAGAATGCGGCTTCGGCTACCGCGAATCGGTGTTTAAGGGGCCGCTCAAAAACCAGTACATCGTGACGAGCGTGGCGTTGCGCCTGCACCGCCGCTACCAGCCCAACGTGTCGTACGGCGCCATCCGCTCCACCCTCGAAGACATGGGCATCAACGACGAGCCCACGCCGCAGCAGGTAAGCCAGGCTGTTATCAGCATCCGCCGCAGCAAACTGCCCGACCCTAAGGAAATCGGCAACGCGGGCTCGTTCTTCAAGAACCCCGAGGTGTCGCAGCAAAAGTACGACAGCCTGAAAGCCGACTACCCCGACCTGCCCGGCTACCCCGTGCCCGGCGGCGTAAAAGTGCCCGCCGGCTGGCTGATTGAGCAATGCGGCTGGAAAGGGCACCGCGCCGGCTCGCACGGCGTGCACGATAAGCAGGCCCTGGTGCTCGTGAACCTAGGCGGCGCCAACGGGGCCGAGGTGCACGCGCTGGCCCAGCAAATCATTGCCTCGGTGCGCGAGCGGTTCGGCATCGAGCTGCACCCCGAGGTAAATATTTTCTAG